One genomic segment of Choristoneura fumiferana chromosome Z, NRCan_CFum_1, whole genome shotgun sequence includes these proteins:
- the LOC141433137 gene encoding otoferlin-like isoform X2, with product MSVAPFYRRMFYRQFYHKWALLTDPDDIAAGAKGYLKCDISVIGKGDTVKIPPKSEKDEDDIEANLLLPDGVPIERQRAKFVVKIYKADGLPKMNYSILANVKRAFTGETQDLVDPYVQVCFAGMTGCTSVKKNSYTPVWNEQIVFTEMFPPLCQRIKIQLRDNDPVHPNIIGTHFIDLKSISNDGEKGFLPTFGPAYIYLYGSTRDYSLLDQHASLNMGMGEGVSYRARILISIRTEITDNMECPASDVEVEIVPPITESTFGKNEEFFLFASIFDANMIDKRLTDKPIQFELSIGNSGNSLDGHSDSVRRPQDLESDELDEMSADTGYWQSTTAATKASSLSDKSYYYLPYWDHKQCMHVRSIWPDHRRRMYNSNLIANVIEKFEEGLTYAQACIENEGGRDSGSVAALRAALEAASAACAQYARHVAQAPPIGNTKLDRERQKMCLFEIEQMSTMTKSLRALITKHSIKDRLRTAYTYLNKLKRLCEDPQQAMPDVFIWMISNGKRLAYQRITARDIIYSDHEKEGGKHCGKMQTFFLKWPGKKASSPSGWNIPAKISVYLWLGVLQDKKHYIDGLPQGYELSLEIRNADKLRSNAPAVIFYAEKHIFQMRAYIYQARSLIGSDSSGLSDPFAKVIIGSSTATTQVIDETLSPTWDELLLFEDILLYSTIEQIRADPPTIVIEIFDQDNVGKSEFIGRTLAKPHVKAFEDPYERPQFPPSLEWHEITRGDDKAGELLAAFELLEIPSKLDSTVLPELPMPREATGKVPLDANKGPIFPVPRGIRPTLSKYRIEVLFWGLRDLKRVHLLTVDKPRVDIECAGNILYSSVIQNAKRNPNFTNPVKFVDVELPDQDLYRPPLTIRVVDCRSFGRITLVGTHTINSIHKYIYTPMSKREKEIEERKKSLIQLQNVDLKANCIVHDDMFSVENEKENCPLLTREGRSTVSYGSGVRQSTRKRDPKGESFKKRKASTDSVLDDDERSKDWWTKYFASVECMIEEEKEAKKERQGYLQTPQVVFVDETRSPREEVHSPRPERDRFKRRRPLSPRAKLSPTILKKNEIPTSALSKIYPHELEAVSEFDEFKEWLHSFELYRGKKTGDDAEDESRVVGIFKGAIKVYKWPLPKGIDDHTVMGFDPNYGFFQGVPSNDPIHVLVRVYIVKATDLHPMDLNGKADPYIVLHLGSKRISDKENYVSKQLNPVFGKCFEIEATFPQDSMLTIQVLDWDLLGSDDMIGETKIDLENRFYSRHRATCGLPMKYEEQGYNRWRDAMKPTQILAKLCKDGKLDPPVYEYGRVKIGRSVFNMPMHDSELFSDVNLAEEQMALLVLRRWHELPRVGARLVPEHVETRPLYNPNKPGIEQGRLEMWVDMFPMDMPLPGPPMDISARKPKSYEMRVIIWNTDDVVLEDDAFFTGEKMSDIYVKGWVKGPDDCQATDIHYRSLTGEGNFNWRFIYPFDYLEAEERIVISRKESVFSWDETECKIPARLELQVWDADHFSADDFLGALTLDLNRFPRGAKSSKLCTLEMLSNDGTVPMVNIFKQKRVKGWWPFYIKRDTEEMELTGKVEAEIHLLTREEADKVPAGLGRNEPDPLDKPNRPDASFMWFLNPLKSIRYIVWHNYKWTILKATVILLVAIMFLLLIYAVPGYSVKKLLGA from the exons ATGAGTGTCGCGCCTTTCTACCGTCGTATGTTTT ATCGACAGTTCTACCACAAGTGGGCGCTGCTAACGGACCCCGACGACATCGCGGCTGGCGCCAAAGGCTATCTCAAGTGCGACATCAGCGTCATCGGCAAGGGAGATACCGTCAAGATACCGCCCAAGAGCGAGAAAGATGAAGACGACATTGAAGC AAATCTACTTCTGCCCGACGGTGTGCCTATCGAGCGGCAGCGCGCTAAATTCGTTGTCAAGATTTACAAAGCCGACGGACTGCCCAAGATGAACTACTCCATCCTGGCTAACGTGAAGCGCGCTTTCACCGGCGAGACGCAGGACCTGGTCGACCCTTACGTCCAAGTGTGCTTTGCTGGAATGACA GGTTGCACGTCGGTGAAGAAGAACTCATACACGCCGGTATGGAACGAGCAGATCGTGTTCACGGAGATGTTCCCGCCGCTGTGCCAGCGCATCAAGATCCAGCTGCGAGACAACGACCCCGTGCACCCCAACATCATCGGCACGCATTTCATCGATCTCAAATCCATATCCAATGATGGAGAAAAAG GATTTTTACCAACATTTGGACCTGCTTATATCTATCTCTACGGCTCAACGCGCGACTACAGTTTGCTGGACCAGCACGCCAGCCTTAACATGGGCATGGGCGAAGGCGTATCTTACAGAGCAAG gaTCCTCATTTCAATTCGAACTGAAATAACAGATAACATGGAATGTCCAGCATCAGACGTTGAAGTAGAAATTGTACCTCCGATAACTGAATCTACGTTTGGGAAAAACGAGGAGTTCTTTCTCTTTGCAAGTATTTTTGATGCTAATATGATTGACAAGCGTCTAACTGACAAACCCATACAATTTGAATTAAGCATTGGTAATTCTGGTAACTCATTGGATGGCCACAGCGATTCTGTTAGACGTCCTCAAGATTTGGAATCAGACGAATTGG ACGAGATGAGTGCTGACACCGGCTACTGGCAAAGTACCACCGCAGCGACAAAAGCCTCTTCGTTGAGCGATAAGAGCTACTACTATCTCCCGTACTGGGACCACAAGCAGTGTATGCACGTGCGCAGCATCTGGCCCGATCATCGCCGGCGCATGTATAATTCCAACTTAATTGCCAATGTCAttgaaaagttt GAAGAGGGCCTCACATATGCCCAAGCATGCATCGAGAACGAGGGCGGGCGCGACAGCGGCAGCGTGGCGGCGCTGCGCGCGGCGCTGGAGGCAGCGAGCGCGGCGTGCGCGCAGTATGCGCGGCACGTGGCGCAGGCGCCGCCCATCGGCAACACCAAGCTAGACCGCGAGAGGCAGAAAATGTGTCTCTTTGAAATC GAACAAATGAGCACGATGACAAAGAGTCTTAGAGCGCTGATAACAAAACACTCTATTAAAGACCGGCTGCGCACCGCTTACACCTATCTAAACAAACTTAAACGACTGTGTGAAGAT CCACAACAGGCGATGCCAGATGTTTTCATCTGGATGATAAGCAATGGAAAACGTCTAGCGTATCAAAGGATAACCGCAAGAGATATCATTTACTCAGATCATGAGAAAGAAGGCGGGAAGCACTGTGGAAAAATGCAAACATTTTTCCTAAAG TGGCCAGGAAAAAAAGCTTCGTCTCCTAGTGGTTGGAATATTCCAGCAAAAATAAGTGTATATCTCTGGCTCGGCGTTTTGCAAGACAAAAAGCATTATATCGATGGACTACCTCAAGGATATGAACTCAGCTTAGAAATTAGAAATGCTGACAAGCTACGCTCAAACGCACCTGCagtcattttctatgctgaaAAACAT ATTTTCCAGATGCGTGCTTACATTTATCAAGCAAGATCGCTGATAGGTTCCGATTCCTCAGGATTATCCGACCCATTCGCTAAAGTGATTATAGGTTCAAGCACTGCAACGACTCAGGTGATTGACGAGACTCTCAGCCCAACATGGGACGAGTTGCTTCTGTTCGAAGATATCTTGTTGTATAGTACAATTGAACAAATAAGAGCTGATCCACCTACTATAGTTATTGAAATATTTGATCAAGACAACGTAGGAAAATCAGAGTTTATTGGACGAACGCTTGCAAAGCCTCACGTGAAAGCTTTTGAAGATCCTTACGAAAGGCCTCAATTTCCACCATCATTAGAATGGCATGAGATCACCCGTGGCGATGACAAGGCGGGAGAACTACTAGCAGCCTTTGAACTTCTAGAGATACCTTCGAAGTTGGATTCGACAGTTCTGCCGGAACTACCTATGCCTAGAGAAGCAACAGGAAAAGTACCACTCGATGCCAATAAAGGTCCCATATTTCCGGTACCAAGAGGTATACGCCCTACTCTGTCTAAATATCGAATCGAGGTACTGTTTTGGGGTCTGCGTGATCTGAAACGAGTTCACTTGCTAACGGTGGATAAGCCAAGAGTGGACATAGAATGTGCTGGCAACATTTTATATTCTTCTGTCATTCAGAACGCTAAAAGGAATCCTAATTTTACCAATCCAGTCAAGTTTGTGGATGTTGAACTTCCCGACCAAGACTTGTACAGGCCGCCGTTGACCATTCGCGTTGTTGACTGTCGAAGCTTTGGAAGGATAACTCTTGTAGGGACGCATACTATCAATTCAATTCACAAATATATTTACACGCCAATGAGCAAAAGAGAAAAGGAaattgaagaaagaaagaaatcactCATTCAATTACAAAACGTAGATTTAAAAGCTAATTGCATAGTTCATGATGATATGTTTTCAGtagaaaatgaaaaagaaaactgtCCATTACTCACTAGGGAAGGGAGATCAACAGTGTCTTATGGTTCAGGTGTGAGGCAGTCAACCCGTAAGAGAGATCCAAAAGGTGAATCTTTTAAGAAGAGAAAAGCTAGTACTGATTCAGTATTAGATGATGACGAACGGAGTAAAGATTGGTGGACAAAATATTTCGCTTCTGTTGAATGTATGATTGAAGAAGAGAAAGAAGCTAAAAAAGAAAGGCAGGGTTATTTACAAACTCCACAAGTTGTGTTCGTTGACGAAACCAGGTCGCCGAGGGAAGAGGTGCACTCCCCACGGCCAGAACGCGACCGTTTTAAGCGGCGCCGTCCGCTCTCGCCGCGCGCCAAACTAAGCCCAACCATTTTGAAAAAGAACGAAATACCCACCTCAGCATTATCCAAG ATATATCCTCACGAACTTGAAGCAGTGTCAGAATTTGATGAATTTAAGGAATGGCTTCACTCGTTTGAGTTGTACAGAGGGAAAAAGACTGGCGACGATGCAGAAGACGAGAGTAGAGTTGTTGGTATATTTAAG GGCGCAATCAAAGTTTACAAGTGGCCGCTCCCGAAAGGCATAGATGATCACACGGTAATGGGATTCGACCCCAACTACGGATTCTTCCAAGGCGTGCCCAGCAACGACCCCATACACGTGCTGGTGAGGGTTTACATCGTGAAGGCTACTGATCTTCATCCCATGGATTTAAATGGAAAAGCCGATCCATATATAGTTTTACACTTGGGGTCGAAGAGAATAAGTGATAAAGAAAACTATGTTTCGAAGCAACTGAACCCAGTTTTTGGGAAGTGCTTTGAGATCGAAGCAACATTTCCTCAGGATTCAATGTTGACGATTCAAGTTCTAGACTGGGATTTATTGGGTTCAGATGACATGATAGGGGAGACCAAGATCGACCTCGAAAATAGATTTTACAGTCGCCATCGTGCTACTTGTGGGTTGCCAATGAAATATGAGGA GCAAGGTTATAACCGATGGCGCGATGCTATGAAGCCTACGCAAATACTGGCCAAGCTGTGCAAGGATGGGAAACTAGATCCTCCAGTGTACGAATACGGGCGCGTGAAGATTGGACGCAGCGTGTTTAACATGCCGATGCACGACAGCGAGCTGTTCTCGGACGTGAACTTGGCCGAGGAGCAGATGGCGCTGCTGGTGCTGCGCCGCTGGCACGAGTTGCCGCGCGTCGGCGCGCGCCTGGTGCCCGAGCACGTCGAGACCAGGCCGCTCTACAACCCCAACAAACCTG gcaTAGAACAAGGACGCTTAGAGATGTGGGTAGACATGTTCCCGATGGACATGCCTCTGCCGGGGCCGCCGATGGACATTTCGGCGCGCAAGCCCAAGTCCTACGAGATGCGGGTCATCATATGGAACACGGACGACGTGGTGCTGGAAGACGATGCTTTCTTCACTGGAGAAAAGATGTCTGATATCTATGTAAAAGG ATGGGTAAAAGGCCCAGATGACTGCCAAGCCACAGACATTCACTATCGATCATTGACTGGTGAAGGGAATTTTAACTGGCGATTTATTTATCCCTTCGATTACTTGGAGGCAGAAGAACGCATCGTTATTTCTCGCAAAGAATCCGTTTTTTCCTGGGATGAAACAGAATGCAAAATCCCAGCAAGGCTCGAATTACAAGTCTGGGATGCTGATCATTTCTCAGCTGACGACTTTTTGg gcGCATTAACTTTGGACCTAAACCGATTTCCTCGTGGGGCCAAATCTTCTAAACTATGTACACTTGAGATGCTCAGTAACGATGGCACTGTGCCCATGGTAAACATTTTTAAGCAAAAACGTGTTAAAGGCTGGTGGCCTTTTTATATTAAACGTGATACAGAGGAAATGGAACTTACTGGAAAAGTTGAAGCCGAAATCCACCTTCTAACCCGCGAAGAGGCCGATAAGGTGCCAGCCGGCTTAGGACGCAATGAGCCAGATCCCCTGGACAAACCAAA CCGGCCTGATGCGTCTTTCATGTGGTTCCTTAACCCGCTGAAGTCGATAAGGTACATCGTGTGGCACAACTACAAGTGGACCATCCTGAAGGCCACCGTTATTCTGCTCGTGGCCATTATGTTTCTGCTGCTGATATACGCCGTACCCGGGTACTCCGTCAAGAAATTACTCGGCGCCTAG